One region of Piliocolobus tephrosceles isolate RC106 unplaced genomic scaffold, ASM277652v3 unscaffolded_27653, whole genome shotgun sequence genomic DNA includes:
- the KREMEN2 gene encoding kremen protein 2 isoform X4 produces the protein MGTQALQGFLFLLFLPLLQPPGASAGSLHSPGLSECFQVNGADYRGRQNRTGPRGAGRPCLFWDQTQQHSYSSASDPQGRWGLGAHNFCRNPDGDVQPWCYVAETEEGVYWRYCDIPTCHMPGYLGCFVDSGAPPALSGPSGTSTKLTVQVCLRFCRMKGYQLCGGDGRLGVYEVSVGSCQGNWTAPQGVIYSPDFPDEYGPDRNCSWALGPPGAALELTFRLFELADPRDRLELRDAASGSLLRAFDGARPPPPGPLRLGTAALLLTFRSDARGHAQGFALTYRGLQDAAEDPAAPEGSAQTPAAPLNGANVSCSPRPGAPQAAMGGAVCWLREKGPRRWGLPGAPGEAGLCGTDSPEGCPCPAPPGTPRLRVLPRATGL, from the exons ATGGGGACACAGGCCCTGCAgggcttcctctttctcctcttcctcccactgCTGCAGCCGCCAGGAGCCTCGGCTGGGAGCCTGCACAGTCCAG GCCTGTCCGAGTGTTTCCAGGTGAATGGGGCTGACTACCGCGGCCGCCAGAACCGCACTGGCCCGCGCGGGGCGGGCCGCCCGTGCCTCTTCTGGGATCAGACGCAGCAACATAGCTACAGCAGCGCCAGCGACCCCCAGGGCCGCTGGGGGCTGGGCGCGCACAACTTCTGCCG TAACCCAGACGGTGACGTGCAGCCGTGGTGCTACGTGGCTGAGACAGAGGAGGGCGTCTACTGGCGCTACTGCGACATCCCCACCTGTCACA TGCCAGGCTACCTGGGATGCTTTGTGGACTCAGGGGCACCCCCAGCCCTCAGCGGCCCCAGCGGCACCTCCACGAAGCTCACGGTCCAGGTGTGCCTTCGCTTCTGCCGCATGAAGGGGTACCAG CTGTGTGGCGGAGATGGGCGGCTGGGCGTCTATGAAG TGTCCGTGGGCTCCTGCCAGGGGAACTGGACGGCGCCTCAGGGCGTCATCTACTCCCCGGACTTCCCGGACGAGTACGGGCCGGACCGGAACTGCAGCTGGGCCCTGGGCCCGCCGGGCGCCGCGCTGGAGCTCACCTTCCGCCTCTTCGAGCTGGCCGACCCCCGCGACCGGCTGGAGCTGCGCGACGCAGCTTCGGGCAGCCTGCTCCGCGCCTTCGATGGCGCCCGCCCACCGCCTCCCGGGCCGCTGCGCCTGGGCACTGCCGCGCTGCTGCTCACTTTCCGAAGCGACGCGCGGGGCCACGCGCAAGGCTTCGCGCTCACCTACCGCG GGCTGCAGGACGCCGCCGAGGACCCAGCGGCCCCCGAGGGCTCGGCCCAGACCCCCGCGGCGCCCCTCAACGGGGCCAACGTGAGCTGCAGCCCCAGGCCTGGGGCTCCGCAGGCTGCGATGGGGG GAGCTGTCTGCTGGCTCCGGGAAAAGGGTCCCCGGCGCTGGGGCCTTCCAGGGGCCCCAGGAGAAGCTGGGCTGTGTGGTACCGACAGCCCCGAGGGGTGCCCCTGCCCTGCTCCCCCGGGGACCCCCAGGTTGAGGGTTCTGCCGCGGGCTACCGGCCTCTGA
- the PKMYT1 gene encoding membrane-associated tyrosine- and threonine-specific cdc2-inhibitory kinase, whose protein sequence is MLERPPALAMPMPTEGTPPPLSGTPIPVPAYFRHAEPGFSLKRPRGLSRSLPPPPPAKGSVPVSRLFPPRTPGWHQLQPRRVSFRGKVSETLQSPGYDPSRPESFFQQSFQRLSRLGHGSYGEVFKVRSKEDGRLYAVKRSMSPFRGPKDRARKLAEVGSHEKVGQHPCCVRLEQAWEEGGILYLQTELCGPSLQQHCEAWGASLPEAQVWGYLRDMLLALAHLHSQGLVHLDVKPANIFLGPRGRCKLGDFGLLVELGTAGAGEVQEGDPRYMAPELLQGSYGTAADVFSLGLTILEVACNMELPHGGEGWQQLRQGYLPPEFTAGLSSELRSVLVMMLEPDPKLRATAEALLALPMLRQPRAWGVLWCMAAEALSRGWALWQALLALLCWLWHGLAHPASWLQPPGPPATPPGSPPCSLLLDSSLSSNWDDDSLGPSLSPEAVLARTVGSTSTPRSRCIPRDALDLSDIDSEPPRGSFPSFEPRNLLSLFEDTLDPT, encoded by the exons GGCCTCCTGCGCTGGCCATGCCCATGCCCACGGAGGGCACCCCGCCACCCCTGAGTGGCACCCCCATCCCAGTCCCGGCCTACTTCCGCCACGCAGAACCTGGATTCTCCCTCAAGAGGCCCAGGGGGCTCAGCCGGAGCCTCCCACCTCCGCCCCCTGCCAAGGGCAGCGTCCCCGTCAGCCGCCTCTTCCCTCCTCGGACCCCAGGCTGGCACCAGCTGCAGCCCCGGCGGGTGTCATTCCGGGGCAAGGTCTCAGAGACTCTGCAGAGCCCTGGGTATGACCCAAGCCGGCCAGAGTCCTTCTTCCAGCAGAGCTTCCAGAGGCTCAGCCGCCTGGGCCACGGCTCCTACGGAGAGGTCTTCAAG GTGCGCTCCAAGGAGGACGGGCGGCTTTATGCGGTAAAGCGTTCCATGTCACCATTCCGGGGCCCCAAGGACCGGGCCCGCAAGCTGGCCGAGGTGGGCAGCCACGAGAAGGTGGGGCAGCACCCATGCTGCGTGAGGCTGGAGCAGGCCTGGGAGGAGGGCGGCATCCTGTACCTGCAGACGGAGCTGTGCGGGCCCAGCCTGCAGCAGCACTGTGAGGCCTGGGGCGCCAGCCTGCCTGAGGCCCAGGTCTGGGGCTACCTGCGGGATATGCTGCTTGCCCTGGCCCACCTGCACAGCCAGGGCCTGGTGCACCTTGATGTCAAGCCTGCCAACATCTTCCTGGGGCCCCGGGGCCGCTGCAAGCTGGGTGACTTCGGACTGCTGGTGGAGCTGGGTACAGCAGGAGCTGGCGAGGTCCAGGAGGGAGACCCCCGCTACATGGCCCCTGAGCTGCTGCAGGGCTCCTATGGGACAGCAGCGGATGTGTTCAG TCTGGGCCTCACCATCCTGGAAGTGGCATGCAACATGGAGCTGCCCCATGGTGGGGAGGGCTGGCAGCAGCTGCGCCAGGGCTACCTGCCCCCTGAGTTCACTGCCG GTCTGTCTTCCGAGCTGCGTTCTGTCCTTGTCATGATGCTGGAGCCAGACCCCAAGCTGCGGGCCACGGCCGAGGCCCTGCTGGCACTGCCTATGTTGAGGCAGCCGCGGGCCTGGGGTGTGCTGTGGTGCATGGCAGCGGAGGCCCTGAGCCGAGGGTGGGCCCTGTGGCAG GCCCTGCTTGCCCTGCTCTGCTGGCTCTGGCATGGGCTGGCTCACCCTGCCAGCTGGCTACAGCCCCCAGGCCCGccagccaccccgcctggctcaCCACCCTGCAGCTTGCTCCTGGACAGCAGTCTCTCCAGTAACTGGGATGACGACAGCTTAGG GCCCTCACTCTCCCCTGAGGCTGTCTTGGCCCGGACTGTGGGGAGCACCTCCACCCCCCGGAGCAGGTGCATACCCAG GGATGCCCTGGACCTAAGTGACATCGACTCAGAGCCTCCTCGGGGCTCCTTCCCCTCCTTTGAGCCTCGGAACCTCCTCAGCCTGTTTGAGGACACCCTAGACCCAACCTGA
- the PAQR4 gene encoding progestin and adipoQ receptor family member 4, with the protein MAFLAGPRLLDWASSPPHLQFNKFVLTGYRPASSGSGCLRSLFYLHNELGNIYTHGLALLGFLVLVPMTMPWGQLGKDGWLGGTHCVACLAPPAGSVLYHLFMCHQGGSAVYARLLALDMCGVCLVNTLGALPIIHCTLACRPWLRPAALVGYTMLSGVAGWRALTAPSTSARLRAFGWQAAARLLVFGARGVGLGSGAPGSLPCYLRMDALALLGGLVNVARLPERWGPGRFDYWGNSHQIMHLLSVGSILQLHAGVVPDLLWAAHHACPRD; encoded by the exons ATGGCGTTCCTGGCCGGGCCGCGCCTGCTGGACTGGGCCAGCTCGCCGCCGCACCTGCAGTTCAATAAGTTCGTGCTGACCGGGTACCGGCCCGCCAGCAGCGGCTCAGGCTGCCTGCGCAGCCTCTTCTACCTGCACAACGAACTGGGCAACATCTACACGCACG GGCTGGCCCTGCTGGGCTTCCTGGTGTTGGTGCCAATGACCATGCCCTGGGGTCAGCTGGGCAAGGATGGCTGGCTGGGAGGCACACACTGCGTGGCCTGCCTGGCACCCCCCGCAGGCTCCGTGCTCTATCACCTCTTTATGTGCCACCAAGGGGGCAGCGCTGTGTACGCCCGGCTCCTCGCCCTGGACATGTGTGGGGTCTGCCTTGTCAACACCCTTG GGGCCCTGCCCATCATCCACTGCACCCTGGCCTGCAGGCCCTGGCTGCGCCCCGCTGCCCTGGTGGGCTACACCATGTTGTCGGGTGTGGCCGGCTGGCGTGCCCTCACCGCCCCCTCCACTAGTGCTCGGCTCCGGGCATTTGGTTGGCAGGCTGCTGCCCGCCTGCTGGTGTTCGGGGCCCGGGGAGTGGGGCTGGGCTCAGGGGCTCCAGGCTCCCTGCCTTGCTACCTTCGCATGGACGCACTGGCGCTGCTTGGGGGGCTGGTGAACGTAGCCCGCCTGCCCGAGCGCTGGGGACCCGGCCGCTTCGACTACTGGGGCAATTCCCACCAGATCATGCACCTGCTGAGCGTGGGCTCCATCCTGCAGCTGCATGCCGGCGTTGTGCCCGACCTACTCTGGGCTGCCCACCACGCCTGTCCCCGGGACTGA
- the KREMEN2 gene encoding kremen protein 2 isoform X3, giving the protein MGTQALQGFLFLLFLPLLQPPGASAGSLHSPGLSECFQVNGADYRGRQNRTGPRGAGRPCLFWDQTQQHSYSSASDPQGRWGLGAHNFCRNPDGDVQPWCYVAETEEGVYWRYCDIPTCHMPGYLGCFVDSGAPPALSGPSGTSTKLTVQVCLRFCRMKGYQLAGVEAGYACFCGSESDLARGRLAPATDCDQICFGHPGQLCGGDGRLGVYEVSVGSCQGNWTAPQGVIYSPDFPDEYGPDRNCSWALGPPGAALELTFRLFELADPRDRLELRDAASGSLLRAFDGARPPPPGPLRLGTAALLLTFRSDARGHAQGFALTYRGLQDAAEDPAAPEGSAQTPAAPLNGANVSCSPRPGAPQAAMGGAVCWLREKGPRRWGLPGAPGEAGLCGTDSPEGCPCPAPPGTPRLRVLPRATGL; this is encoded by the exons ATGGGGACACAGGCCCTGCAgggcttcctctttctcctcttcctcccactgCTGCAGCCGCCAGGAGCCTCGGCTGGGAGCCTGCACAGTCCAG GCCTGTCCGAGTGTTTCCAGGTGAATGGGGCTGACTACCGCGGCCGCCAGAACCGCACTGGCCCGCGCGGGGCGGGCCGCCCGTGCCTCTTCTGGGATCAGACGCAGCAACATAGCTACAGCAGCGCCAGCGACCCCCAGGGCCGCTGGGGGCTGGGCGCGCACAACTTCTGCCG TAACCCAGACGGTGACGTGCAGCCGTGGTGCTACGTGGCTGAGACAGAGGAGGGCGTCTACTGGCGCTACTGCGACATCCCCACCTGTCACA TGCCAGGCTACCTGGGATGCTTTGTGGACTCAGGGGCACCCCCAGCCCTCAGCGGCCCCAGCGGCACCTCCACGAAGCTCACGGTCCAGGTGTGCCTTCGCTTCTGCCGCATGAAGGGGTACCAG CTGGCGGGCGTGGAGGCTGGTTACGCCTGCTTCTGTGGCTCTGAAAGCGACCTGGCCCGGGGACGCCTGGCCCCCGCCACCGACTGTGATCAGATCTGTTTCGGCCACCCCGGACAGCTGTGTGGCGGAGATGGGCGGCTGGGCGTCTATGAAG TGTCCGTGGGCTCCTGCCAGGGGAACTGGACGGCGCCTCAGGGCGTCATCTACTCCCCGGACTTCCCGGACGAGTACGGGCCGGACCGGAACTGCAGCTGGGCCCTGGGCCCGCCGGGCGCCGCGCTGGAGCTCACCTTCCGCCTCTTCGAGCTGGCCGACCCCCGCGACCGGCTGGAGCTGCGCGACGCAGCTTCGGGCAGCCTGCTCCGCGCCTTCGATGGCGCCCGCCCACCGCCTCCCGGGCCGCTGCGCCTGGGCACTGCCGCGCTGCTGCTCACTTTCCGAAGCGACGCGCGGGGCCACGCGCAAGGCTTCGCGCTCACCTACCGCG GGCTGCAGGACGCCGCCGAGGACCCAGCGGCCCCCGAGGGCTCGGCCCAGACCCCCGCGGCGCCCCTCAACGGGGCCAACGTGAGCTGCAGCCCCAGGCCTGGGGCTCCGCAGGCTGCGATGGGGG GAGCTGTCTGCTGGCTCCGGGAAAAGGGTCCCCGGCGCTGGGGCCTTCCAGGGGCCCCAGGAGAAGCTGGGCTGTGTGGTACCGACAGCCCCGAGGGGTGCCCCTGCCCTGCTCCCCCGGGGACCCCCAGGTTGAGGGTTCTGCCGCGGGCTACCGGCCTCTGA
- the KREMEN2 gene encoding kremen protein 2 isoform X2 yields the protein MGTQALQGFLFLLFLPLLQPPGASAGSLHSPGLSECFQVNGADYRGRQNRTGPRGAGRPCLFWDQTQQHSYSSASDPQGRWGLGAHNFCRNPDGDVQPWCYVAETEEGVYWRYCDIPTCHMPGYLGCFVDSGAPPALSGPSGTSTKLTVQVCLRFCRMKGYQLCGGDGRLGVYEVSVGSCQGNWTAPQGVIYSPDFPDEYGPDRNCSWALGPPGAALELTFRLFELADPRDRLELRDAASGSLLRAFDGARPPPPGPLRLGTAALLLTFRSDARGHAQGFALTYRGLQDAAEDPAAPEGSAQTPAAPLNGANVSCSPRPGAPQAAMGARVFSTVTPISVLLLLLLGLLRPLRRRSCLLAPGKGSPALGPSRGPRRSWAVWYRQPRGVPLPCSPGDPQVEGSAAGYRPLSASSQSSLRSLISAL from the exons ATGGGGACACAGGCCCTGCAgggcttcctctttctcctcttcctcccactgCTGCAGCCGCCAGGAGCCTCGGCTGGGAGCCTGCACAGTCCAG GCCTGTCCGAGTGTTTCCAGGTGAATGGGGCTGACTACCGCGGCCGCCAGAACCGCACTGGCCCGCGCGGGGCGGGCCGCCCGTGCCTCTTCTGGGATCAGACGCAGCAACATAGCTACAGCAGCGCCAGCGACCCCCAGGGCCGCTGGGGGCTGGGCGCGCACAACTTCTGCCG TAACCCAGACGGTGACGTGCAGCCGTGGTGCTACGTGGCTGAGACAGAGGAGGGCGTCTACTGGCGCTACTGCGACATCCCCACCTGTCACA TGCCAGGCTACCTGGGATGCTTTGTGGACTCAGGGGCACCCCCAGCCCTCAGCGGCCCCAGCGGCACCTCCACGAAGCTCACGGTCCAGGTGTGCCTTCGCTTCTGCCGCATGAAGGGGTACCAG CTGTGTGGCGGAGATGGGCGGCTGGGCGTCTATGAAG TGTCCGTGGGCTCCTGCCAGGGGAACTGGACGGCGCCTCAGGGCGTCATCTACTCCCCGGACTTCCCGGACGAGTACGGGCCGGACCGGAACTGCAGCTGGGCCCTGGGCCCGCCGGGCGCCGCGCTGGAGCTCACCTTCCGCCTCTTCGAGCTGGCCGACCCCCGCGACCGGCTGGAGCTGCGCGACGCAGCTTCGGGCAGCCTGCTCCGCGCCTTCGATGGCGCCCGCCCACCGCCTCCCGGGCCGCTGCGCCTGGGCACTGCCGCGCTGCTGCTCACTTTCCGAAGCGACGCGCGGGGCCACGCGCAAGGCTTCGCGCTCACCTACCGCG GGCTGCAGGACGCCGCCGAGGACCCAGCGGCCCCCGAGGGCTCGGCCCAGACCCCCGCGGCGCCCCTCAACGGGGCCAACGTGAGCTGCAGCCCCAGGCCTGGGGCTCCGCAGGCTGCGATGGGGG CCCGGGTCTTCTCGACGGTGACGCCTATCtcggtgctgctgctgctgctcctggggCTGCTGCGTCCGCTGCGCCGACG GAGCTGTCTGCTGGCTCCGGGAAAAGGGTCCCCGGCGCTGGGGCCTTCCAGGGGCCCCAGGAGAAGCTGGGCTGTGTGGTACCGACAGCCCCGAGGGGTGCCCCTGCCCTGCTCCCCCGGGGACCCCCAGGTTGAGGGTTCTGCCGCGGGCTACCGGCCTCTGAGTGCCTCCAGCCAGAGCTCCCTGCGCTCGCTCATCTCCGCTCTCTGA
- the KREMEN2 gene encoding kremen protein 2 isoform X1 codes for MGTQALQGFLFLLFLPLLQPPGASAGSLHSPGLSECFQVNGADYRGRQNRTGPRGAGRPCLFWDQTQQHSYSSASDPQGRWGLGAHNFCRNPDGDVQPWCYVAETEEGVYWRYCDIPTCHMPGYLGCFVDSGAPPALSGPSGTSTKLTVQVCLRFCRMKGYQLAGVEAGYACFCGSESDLARGRLAPATDCDQICFGHPGQLCGGDGRLGVYEVSVGSCQGNWTAPQGVIYSPDFPDEYGPDRNCSWALGPPGAALELTFRLFELADPRDRLELRDAASGSLLRAFDGARPPPPGPLRLGTAALLLTFRSDARGHAQGFALTYRGLQDAAEDPAAPEGSAQTPAAPLNGANVSCSPRPGAPQAAMGARVFSTVTPISVLLLLLLGLLRPLRRRSCLLAPGKGSPALGPSRGPRRSWAVWYRQPRGVPLPCSPGDPQVEGSAAGYRPLSASSQSSLRSLISAL; via the exons ATGGGGACACAGGCCCTGCAgggcttcctctttctcctcttcctcccactgCTGCAGCCGCCAGGAGCCTCGGCTGGGAGCCTGCACAGTCCAG GCCTGTCCGAGTGTTTCCAGGTGAATGGGGCTGACTACCGCGGCCGCCAGAACCGCACTGGCCCGCGCGGGGCGGGCCGCCCGTGCCTCTTCTGGGATCAGACGCAGCAACATAGCTACAGCAGCGCCAGCGACCCCCAGGGCCGCTGGGGGCTGGGCGCGCACAACTTCTGCCG TAACCCAGACGGTGACGTGCAGCCGTGGTGCTACGTGGCTGAGACAGAGGAGGGCGTCTACTGGCGCTACTGCGACATCCCCACCTGTCACA TGCCAGGCTACCTGGGATGCTTTGTGGACTCAGGGGCACCCCCAGCCCTCAGCGGCCCCAGCGGCACCTCCACGAAGCTCACGGTCCAGGTGTGCCTTCGCTTCTGCCGCATGAAGGGGTACCAG CTGGCGGGCGTGGAGGCTGGTTACGCCTGCTTCTGTGGCTCTGAAAGCGACCTGGCCCGGGGACGCCTGGCCCCCGCCACCGACTGTGATCAGATCTGTTTCGGCCACCCCGGACAGCTGTGTGGCGGAGATGGGCGGCTGGGCGTCTATGAAG TGTCCGTGGGCTCCTGCCAGGGGAACTGGACGGCGCCTCAGGGCGTCATCTACTCCCCGGACTTCCCGGACGAGTACGGGCCGGACCGGAACTGCAGCTGGGCCCTGGGCCCGCCGGGCGCCGCGCTGGAGCTCACCTTCCGCCTCTTCGAGCTGGCCGACCCCCGCGACCGGCTGGAGCTGCGCGACGCAGCTTCGGGCAGCCTGCTCCGCGCCTTCGATGGCGCCCGCCCACCGCCTCCCGGGCCGCTGCGCCTGGGCACTGCCGCGCTGCTGCTCACTTTCCGAAGCGACGCGCGGGGCCACGCGCAAGGCTTCGCGCTCACCTACCGCG GGCTGCAGGACGCCGCCGAGGACCCAGCGGCCCCCGAGGGCTCGGCCCAGACCCCCGCGGCGCCCCTCAACGGGGCCAACGTGAGCTGCAGCCCCAGGCCTGGGGCTCCGCAGGCTGCGATGGGGG CCCGGGTCTTCTCGACGGTGACGCCTATCtcggtgctgctgctgctgctcctggggCTGCTGCGTCCGCTGCGCCGACG GAGCTGTCTGCTGGCTCCGGGAAAAGGGTCCCCGGCGCTGGGGCCTTCCAGGGGCCCCAGGAGAAGCTGGGCTGTGTGGTACCGACAGCCCCGAGGGGTGCCCCTGCCCTGCTCCCCCGGGGACCCCCAGGTTGAGGGTTCTGCCGCGGGCTACCGGCCTCTGAGTGCCTCCAGCCAGAGCTCCCTGCGCTCGCTCATCTCCGCTCTCTGA